A single genomic interval of Eriocheir sinensis breed Jianghai 21 chromosome 33, ASM2467909v1, whole genome shotgun sequence harbors:
- the LOC127006723 gene encoding probable E3 ubiquitin-protein ligase HERC4 isoform X1, producing the protein MFCWGSTLSGELGVGAPEVEQLLLPSFMDFSESWNVKQAVASGLTHSLLLTEDGVVYSCGNNEAGQLGHSKITRRPERVDELQNHTITQVSAGDQHSLALTSWGLIFAWGDNFYGQLGINSTEANISTPQLVKSMARKQTVQVASGSNHTLALTADGEVYGWGRNHLGQLGLGHQQGPQKEPSLITSLSGSPLVYLAAAGHHSAALTLSGFLLTWGSNKHGQLGYTPKKDPELSHTPTLVPNLASYSEPIPYVSLGEGHTAALDSLGKLWTFGYGRYGQLGHGSNDDCSIPRTVLDLCGSRVGQVACGRGHTLVYIPSQGQLYAFGQGLSGQLGIKTPHNRNLPQVVVGPWRSPGGVSLLNYSEELEEETPRVYVRKIFAGGDVSMAAVSKEPGAAEDYCQLHNSAPYTPLRLEEEKIAQLVAISEDDMIDDDLFSYAEVVFASMAAWNSSFTRDGANKHTHGLDYRLAEECVARLGRITRESIKEVVQAGIQSVVSQLPTNPVSSDSLRCFVLLPLYKDFMDPKHITNLQMPYAEAVLKLNKEMAEVFKSWMSALPRDFILRLVSICKNVIVQILNTAQQSNSEQTDRRALLSSLRILALVHGENFKGGSKTARLSYEEFYIPEIAEKIDIRNDYLNWMNNKLRPALRTGSPISFCEYPFLFDAQAKTLLLRCDATRQMQGAIREAVLNSNPMLWLFDPAQVQFLNVHIRRTHIVEDTINQLLHHEITDYKRPLKVHFIGEEAEDAGGVRKEFFMLLLREILNPDYGMFTEYSETKAIWFKESAFEADATYALIGIVCGLAIYNFTIINLPFPIALYKKLLGGAVGLDDLSDLDPSLTRSLRDLLEYEGNDVEDVYCLNFTITQDYFGEAKSIPLKADGENIPVTAQNKQEYVDLLVEYKLSSGIESQYKAFHDGFYRVCGGIVLKLFQPMELMDLVTGNENYSWAELEKNTEYKGEYYPDHQIVKTFWEVFHELSLDQKKQFLKFLTGTDRVPILGMKAVKMIIQSTADDSYLPVAHTCIAQLDLPTYNTKEKLKYKLLQAIQQSEGFGLV; encoded by the exons ATGTTCTGCTGGGGCTCCACCCTCAGCGGGGAGCTGGGTGTGGGAGCGCCCGAGGTGGAGcagctcctcctcccctccttcatggACTTTTCTGAGTCATGGAATGTAAAGCAAG CAGTTGCCTCGGGACTGACCCACTCGCTGCTCCTGACTGAGGACGGCGTGGTGTACAGCTGTGGCAACAATGAGGCGGGGCAGCTAGGACACTCCAAGATCACCCGCAGACCAG aGCGAGTGGATGAACTCCAGAATCATACCATCACCCAGGTGTCTGCAGGTGACCAGCATTCGTTAGCACTGACCTCCTGGGGGCTG ATCTTTGCGTGGGGCGACAACTTCTACGGGCAGCTCGGCATCAACTCCACAGAGGCCAACATCTCCACACCGCAGCTCGTCAAAAGCATGGCGAGGAAGCAGACAGTCCAGGTCGCTAGTGGCTCCAACCATACCCTCGCCCTTACTGCAG ATGGTGAGGTGTACGGATGGGGGCGTAACCACCTGGGGCAGCTGGGTCTGGGGCATCAGCAAGGGCCGCAGAAGGAGCCGTCGCTGATCACCTCCCTCTCCGGCTCTCCACTGGTGTACTTGGCTGCCGCGGGACACCACTCGGCTGCCCTCACCCTGTCTGGATTCCTGCTCACCTGGGGCTCAAACAAACATGGCCAACTGGGGTACACTCCAAAAAAGGATCCAGAGTTGAG CCACACACCCACGCTGGTCCCCAATCTTGCCTCTTACTCAGAACCGATTCCTTACGTGTCCTTGGGGGAGGGGCACACGGCTGCTCTCGACTCTCTGGGCAAG TTGTGGACCTTTGGCTACGGGCGTTACGGTCAGCTTGGACATGGCAGCAATGACGACTGCAGCATACCCAGGACTGTCCTTGACCTCTGTGGCTCCCGAGTGGGTCAGGTCGCCTGCGGGAGAGGTCATACTCTTGTGTATATCCCATCACAG GGTCAGCTCTACGCCTTCGGGCAGGGACTCTCAGGGCAGCTGGGGATCAAGACGCCCCACAATCGCAACCTTCCCCAGGTGGTGGTGGGCCCCTGGCGCTCCCCAGGGGGTGTTAGCCTCCTGAACTACtcagaggagctggaggaggagaccCCCAGGGTGTATGTacggaag ATCTTTGCCGGGGGTGACGTGAGCATGGCGGCGGTGAGCAAGGAACCAGGGGCGGCCGAGGACTACTGCCAGCTTCACAACTCGGCTCCTTACACTCCCCTGCggctagaggaggagaagattgccCAACTGGTCGCCATCTCGGAGGATGACATGATTGACGACGACTTGTTTTC GTATGCTGAGGTTGTGTTTGCCAGCATGGCGGCGTGGAACAGCTCCTTTACGCGTGACggcgcaaacaaacacacacacggcctcgACTACAGGCTGGCTGAGGAGTGTGTGGCCCGGCTCGGTCGCATCACCAGGGAGTCCATAAAGGAAGTG GTACAAGCAGGGATCCAAAGTGTAGTGTCTCAGCTGCCCACCAACCCCGTCAGCTCCGATTCCCTTCGCTGCTTTGTGCTGCTGCCTCTCTACAAGGACTTCATGGACCCCAAACACATCACCAACCTGCAGATGCCTTACGCCGAGGCTGTGCTCAAGCTTAACAAGGAGATGGCGGAAGTGTTTA AATCATGGATGTCTGCTCTTCCTCGCGACTTCATCCTACGTCTGGTGTCCATCTGCAAGAATGTGATTGTGCAGATCCTGAACACAGCTCAACAGTCCAActctgag CAGACTGACCGTCGTGCGCTGCTCTCCTCCCTGCGTATCCTGGCCCTGGTGCATGGGGAGAACTTCAAGGGCGGCTCCAAGACGGCCCGCCTTTCGTACGAAGAGTTCTACATCCCGGAGATCGCTGAGAAGATCGACATCCGCAACGACTACCTCAACTGGATGAACAACAAGCTGCGCCCTGCCCTTAGAACTGGG AGCCCCATCTCCTTCTGTGAGTACCCCTTCCTCTTTGATGCTCAGGCCAAGACTCTTCTGCTCAGGTGTGATGCCACGCGTCAG ATGCAGGGAGCCATCCGGGAGGCTGTGCTGAACAGTAACCCAATGCTGTGGCTGTTTGACCCTGCCCAG GTTCAGTTTCTCAACGTCCACATCCGGCGCACACACATAGTGGAGGACACCATCAACCAACTCCTGCATCATGAGATCACCGACTACAAGAGGCCGCTCAAG GTCCACTTCATAGGAGAGGAGGCTGAGGATGCAGGAGGTGTGAGGAAGGAGTTCTTCATGCTGCTGCTGCGAGAGATCCTCAACCCTGACTATGGCATGTTCACAGAGTACTCAGAGACCAAGGCCATCTGGTTCAAGGAGAGCGCATTTGAGGCAGACGCAACGTACGCATTGATTG GGATTGTCTGTGGTCTTGCCATCTACAACTTCACCATCATCAACCTGCCATTCCCTATTGCTCTGTACAAGAAACTGCTCGGGGGGGCGGTGGGGCTGGATGACCTCAGCGACCTTGACCCTTCTCTGACCAG ATCACTAAGGGACTTGCTGGAGTACGAGGGGAATGACGTGGAGGATGTGTACTGCCTCAACTTCACCATCACGCAGGACTACTTTGGGGAGGCCAAGAGCATCCCCCTTAAGGCTGACGGGGAGAACATTCCTGTCACGGCGCAAAACAA GCAAGAATATGTCGACCTGCTGGTAGAGTACAAGCTTTCGAGCGGCATAGAGAGCCAGTACAAGGCCTTCCATGACGGCTTCTATCGCGTGTGTGGCGGCATCGTGCTCAAGCTCTTCCAGCCCATGGAGTTGATGGACCTTGTGACTGGGAACGAAAACTACTCCTGGGCTGAACTGGAGAAGAACACTGAGTACaag gGTGAGTACTACCCAGACCACCAAATCGTCAAGACGTTTTGGGAAGTCTTTCACGAACTTTCACTTGACCAGAAGAAGCAGTTTTTGAAGTTCTTGACGGGTACTGATCGTGTGCCAATCCTGGGCATGAAG gcCGTCAAGATGATCATACAGAGCACAGCTGACGACTCGTACCTGCCCGTAGCCCACACCTGTATTGCTCAGCTGGACCTGCCCACGTATAACACTAAGGAGAAGCTAAAATACAAGCTCCTACAAGCCATCCAGCAGAGTGAAGGGTTTGGGCTTGtgtga
- the LOC127006723 gene encoding probable E3 ubiquitin-protein ligase HERC4 isoform X4, which translates to MFCWGSTLSGELGVGAPEVEQLLLPSFMDFSESWNVKQVASGLTHSLLLTEDGVVYSCGNNEAGQLGHSKITRRPERVDELQNHTITQVSAGDQHSLALTSWGLIFAWGDNFYGQLGINSTEANISTPQLVKSMARKQTVQVASGSNHTLALTADGEVYGWGRNHLGQLGLGHQQGPQKEPSLITSLSGSPLVYLAAAGHHSAALTLSGFLLTWGSNKHGQLGYTPKKDPELSHTPTLVPNLASYSEPIPYVSLGEGHTAALDSLGKLWTFGYGRYGQLGHGSNDDCSIPRTVLDLCGSRVGQVACGRGHTLVYIPSQGQLYAFGQGLSGQLGIKTPHNRNLPQVVVGPWRSPGGVSLLNYSEELEEETPRVYVRKIFAGGDVSMAAVSKEPGAAEDYCQLHNSAPYTPLRLEEEKIAQLVAISEDDMIDDDLFSYAEVVFASMAAWNSSFTRDGANKHTHGLDYRLAEECVARLGRITRESIKEVVQAGIQSVVSQLPTNPVSSDSLRCFVLLPLYKDFMDPKHITNLQMPYAEAVLKLNKEMAEVFKSWMSALPRDFILRLVSICKNVIVQILNTAQQSNSETDRRALLSSLRILALVHGENFKGGSKTARLSYEEFYIPEIAEKIDIRNDYLNWMNNKLRPALRTGSPISFCEYPFLFDAQAKTLLLRCDATRQMQGAIREAVLNSNPMLWLFDPAQVQFLNVHIRRTHIVEDTINQLLHHEITDYKRPLKVHFIGEEAEDAGGVRKEFFMLLLREILNPDYGMFTEYSETKAIWFKESAFEADATYALIGIVCGLAIYNFTIINLPFPIALYKKLLGGAVGLDDLSDLDPSLTRSLRDLLEYEGNDVEDVYCLNFTITQDYFGEAKSIPLKADGENIPVTAQNKQEYVDLLVEYKLSSGIESQYKAFHDGFYRVCGGIVLKLFQPMELMDLVTGNENYSWAELEKNTEYKGEYYPDHQIVKTFWEVFHELSLDQKKQFLKFLTGTDRVPILGMKAVKMIIQSTADDSYLPVAHTCIAQLDLPTYNTKEKLKYKLLQAIQQSEGFGLV; encoded by the exons ATGTTCTGCTGGGGCTCCACCCTCAGCGGGGAGCTGGGTGTGGGAGCGCCCGAGGTGGAGcagctcctcctcccctccttcatggACTTTTCTGAGTCATGGAATGTAAAGCAAG TTGCCTCGGGACTGACCCACTCGCTGCTCCTGACTGAGGACGGCGTGGTGTACAGCTGTGGCAACAATGAGGCGGGGCAGCTAGGACACTCCAAGATCACCCGCAGACCAG aGCGAGTGGATGAACTCCAGAATCATACCATCACCCAGGTGTCTGCAGGTGACCAGCATTCGTTAGCACTGACCTCCTGGGGGCTG ATCTTTGCGTGGGGCGACAACTTCTACGGGCAGCTCGGCATCAACTCCACAGAGGCCAACATCTCCACACCGCAGCTCGTCAAAAGCATGGCGAGGAAGCAGACAGTCCAGGTCGCTAGTGGCTCCAACCATACCCTCGCCCTTACTGCAG ATGGTGAGGTGTACGGATGGGGGCGTAACCACCTGGGGCAGCTGGGTCTGGGGCATCAGCAAGGGCCGCAGAAGGAGCCGTCGCTGATCACCTCCCTCTCCGGCTCTCCACTGGTGTACTTGGCTGCCGCGGGACACCACTCGGCTGCCCTCACCCTGTCTGGATTCCTGCTCACCTGGGGCTCAAACAAACATGGCCAACTGGGGTACACTCCAAAAAAGGATCCAGAGTTGAG CCACACACCCACGCTGGTCCCCAATCTTGCCTCTTACTCAGAACCGATTCCTTACGTGTCCTTGGGGGAGGGGCACACGGCTGCTCTCGACTCTCTGGGCAAG TTGTGGACCTTTGGCTACGGGCGTTACGGTCAGCTTGGACATGGCAGCAATGACGACTGCAGCATACCCAGGACTGTCCTTGACCTCTGTGGCTCCCGAGTGGGTCAGGTCGCCTGCGGGAGAGGTCATACTCTTGTGTATATCCCATCACAG GGTCAGCTCTACGCCTTCGGGCAGGGACTCTCAGGGCAGCTGGGGATCAAGACGCCCCACAATCGCAACCTTCCCCAGGTGGTGGTGGGCCCCTGGCGCTCCCCAGGGGGTGTTAGCCTCCTGAACTACtcagaggagctggaggaggagaccCCCAGGGTGTATGTacggaag ATCTTTGCCGGGGGTGACGTGAGCATGGCGGCGGTGAGCAAGGAACCAGGGGCGGCCGAGGACTACTGCCAGCTTCACAACTCGGCTCCTTACACTCCCCTGCggctagaggaggagaagattgccCAACTGGTCGCCATCTCGGAGGATGACATGATTGACGACGACTTGTTTTC GTATGCTGAGGTTGTGTTTGCCAGCATGGCGGCGTGGAACAGCTCCTTTACGCGTGACggcgcaaacaaacacacacacggcctcgACTACAGGCTGGCTGAGGAGTGTGTGGCCCGGCTCGGTCGCATCACCAGGGAGTCCATAAAGGAAGTG GTACAAGCAGGGATCCAAAGTGTAGTGTCTCAGCTGCCCACCAACCCCGTCAGCTCCGATTCCCTTCGCTGCTTTGTGCTGCTGCCTCTCTACAAGGACTTCATGGACCCCAAACACATCACCAACCTGCAGATGCCTTACGCCGAGGCTGTGCTCAAGCTTAACAAGGAGATGGCGGAAGTGTTTA AATCATGGATGTCTGCTCTTCCTCGCGACTTCATCCTACGTCTGGTGTCCATCTGCAAGAATGTGATTGTGCAGATCCTGAACACAGCTCAACAGTCCAActctgag ACTGACCGTCGTGCGCTGCTCTCCTCCCTGCGTATCCTGGCCCTGGTGCATGGGGAGAACTTCAAGGGCGGCTCCAAGACGGCCCGCCTTTCGTACGAAGAGTTCTACATCCCGGAGATCGCTGAGAAGATCGACATCCGCAACGACTACCTCAACTGGATGAACAACAAGCTGCGCCCTGCCCTTAGAACTGGG AGCCCCATCTCCTTCTGTGAGTACCCCTTCCTCTTTGATGCTCAGGCCAAGACTCTTCTGCTCAGGTGTGATGCCACGCGTCAG ATGCAGGGAGCCATCCGGGAGGCTGTGCTGAACAGTAACCCAATGCTGTGGCTGTTTGACCCTGCCCAG GTTCAGTTTCTCAACGTCCACATCCGGCGCACACACATAGTGGAGGACACCATCAACCAACTCCTGCATCATGAGATCACCGACTACAAGAGGCCGCTCAAG GTCCACTTCATAGGAGAGGAGGCTGAGGATGCAGGAGGTGTGAGGAAGGAGTTCTTCATGCTGCTGCTGCGAGAGATCCTCAACCCTGACTATGGCATGTTCACAGAGTACTCAGAGACCAAGGCCATCTGGTTCAAGGAGAGCGCATTTGAGGCAGACGCAACGTACGCATTGATTG GGATTGTCTGTGGTCTTGCCATCTACAACTTCACCATCATCAACCTGCCATTCCCTATTGCTCTGTACAAGAAACTGCTCGGGGGGGCGGTGGGGCTGGATGACCTCAGCGACCTTGACCCTTCTCTGACCAG ATCACTAAGGGACTTGCTGGAGTACGAGGGGAATGACGTGGAGGATGTGTACTGCCTCAACTTCACCATCACGCAGGACTACTTTGGGGAGGCCAAGAGCATCCCCCTTAAGGCTGACGGGGAGAACATTCCTGTCACGGCGCAAAACAA GCAAGAATATGTCGACCTGCTGGTAGAGTACAAGCTTTCGAGCGGCATAGAGAGCCAGTACAAGGCCTTCCATGACGGCTTCTATCGCGTGTGTGGCGGCATCGTGCTCAAGCTCTTCCAGCCCATGGAGTTGATGGACCTTGTGACTGGGAACGAAAACTACTCCTGGGCTGAACTGGAGAAGAACACTGAGTACaag gGTGAGTACTACCCAGACCACCAAATCGTCAAGACGTTTTGGGAAGTCTTTCACGAACTTTCACTTGACCAGAAGAAGCAGTTTTTGAAGTTCTTGACGGGTACTGATCGTGTGCCAATCCTGGGCATGAAG gcCGTCAAGATGATCATACAGAGCACAGCTGACGACTCGTACCTGCCCGTAGCCCACACCTGTATTGCTCAGCTGGACCTGCCCACGTATAACACTAAGGAGAAGCTAAAATACAAGCTCCTACAAGCCATCCAGCAGAGTGAAGGGTTTGGGCTTGtgtga
- the LOC127006723 gene encoding probable E3 ubiquitin-protein ligase HERC4 isoform X3 gives MFCWGSTLSGELGVGAPEVEQLLLPSFMDFSESWNVKQVASGLTHSLLLTEDGVVYSCGNNEAGQLGHSKITRRPERVDELQNHTITQVSAGDQHSLALTSWGLIFAWGDNFYGQLGINSTEANISTPQLVKSMARKQTVQVASGSNHTLALTADGEVYGWGRNHLGQLGLGHQQGPQKEPSLITSLSGSPLVYLAAAGHHSAALTLSGFLLTWGSNKHGQLGYTPKKDPELSHTPTLVPNLASYSEPIPYVSLGEGHTAALDSLGKLWTFGYGRYGQLGHGSNDDCSIPRTVLDLCGSRVGQVACGRGHTLVYIPSQGQLYAFGQGLSGQLGIKTPHNRNLPQVVVGPWRSPGGVSLLNYSEELEEETPRVYVRKIFAGGDVSMAAVSKEPGAAEDYCQLHNSAPYTPLRLEEEKIAQLVAISEDDMIDDDLFSYAEVVFASMAAWNSSFTRDGANKHTHGLDYRLAEECVARLGRITRESIKEVVQAGIQSVVSQLPTNPVSSDSLRCFVLLPLYKDFMDPKHITNLQMPYAEAVLKLNKEMAEVFKSWMSALPRDFILRLVSICKNVIVQILNTAQQSNSEQTDRRALLSSLRILALVHGENFKGGSKTARLSYEEFYIPEIAEKIDIRNDYLNWMNNKLRPALRTGSPISFCEYPFLFDAQAKTLLLRCDATRQMQGAIREAVLNSNPMLWLFDPAQVQFLNVHIRRTHIVEDTINQLLHHEITDYKRPLKVHFIGEEAEDAGGVRKEFFMLLLREILNPDYGMFTEYSETKAIWFKESAFEADATYALIGIVCGLAIYNFTIINLPFPIALYKKLLGGAVGLDDLSDLDPSLTRSLRDLLEYEGNDVEDVYCLNFTITQDYFGEAKSIPLKADGENIPVTAQNKQEYVDLLVEYKLSSGIESQYKAFHDGFYRVCGGIVLKLFQPMELMDLVTGNENYSWAELEKNTEYKGEYYPDHQIVKTFWEVFHELSLDQKKQFLKFLTGTDRVPILGMKAVKMIIQSTADDSYLPVAHTCIAQLDLPTYNTKEKLKYKLLQAIQQSEGFGLV, from the exons ATGTTCTGCTGGGGCTCCACCCTCAGCGGGGAGCTGGGTGTGGGAGCGCCCGAGGTGGAGcagctcctcctcccctccttcatggACTTTTCTGAGTCATGGAATGTAAAGCAAG TTGCCTCGGGACTGACCCACTCGCTGCTCCTGACTGAGGACGGCGTGGTGTACAGCTGTGGCAACAATGAGGCGGGGCAGCTAGGACACTCCAAGATCACCCGCAGACCAG aGCGAGTGGATGAACTCCAGAATCATACCATCACCCAGGTGTCTGCAGGTGACCAGCATTCGTTAGCACTGACCTCCTGGGGGCTG ATCTTTGCGTGGGGCGACAACTTCTACGGGCAGCTCGGCATCAACTCCACAGAGGCCAACATCTCCACACCGCAGCTCGTCAAAAGCATGGCGAGGAAGCAGACAGTCCAGGTCGCTAGTGGCTCCAACCATACCCTCGCCCTTACTGCAG ATGGTGAGGTGTACGGATGGGGGCGTAACCACCTGGGGCAGCTGGGTCTGGGGCATCAGCAAGGGCCGCAGAAGGAGCCGTCGCTGATCACCTCCCTCTCCGGCTCTCCACTGGTGTACTTGGCTGCCGCGGGACACCACTCGGCTGCCCTCACCCTGTCTGGATTCCTGCTCACCTGGGGCTCAAACAAACATGGCCAACTGGGGTACACTCCAAAAAAGGATCCAGAGTTGAG CCACACACCCACGCTGGTCCCCAATCTTGCCTCTTACTCAGAACCGATTCCTTACGTGTCCTTGGGGGAGGGGCACACGGCTGCTCTCGACTCTCTGGGCAAG TTGTGGACCTTTGGCTACGGGCGTTACGGTCAGCTTGGACATGGCAGCAATGACGACTGCAGCATACCCAGGACTGTCCTTGACCTCTGTGGCTCCCGAGTGGGTCAGGTCGCCTGCGGGAGAGGTCATACTCTTGTGTATATCCCATCACAG GGTCAGCTCTACGCCTTCGGGCAGGGACTCTCAGGGCAGCTGGGGATCAAGACGCCCCACAATCGCAACCTTCCCCAGGTGGTGGTGGGCCCCTGGCGCTCCCCAGGGGGTGTTAGCCTCCTGAACTACtcagaggagctggaggaggagaccCCCAGGGTGTATGTacggaag ATCTTTGCCGGGGGTGACGTGAGCATGGCGGCGGTGAGCAAGGAACCAGGGGCGGCCGAGGACTACTGCCAGCTTCACAACTCGGCTCCTTACACTCCCCTGCggctagaggaggagaagattgccCAACTGGTCGCCATCTCGGAGGATGACATGATTGACGACGACTTGTTTTC GTATGCTGAGGTTGTGTTTGCCAGCATGGCGGCGTGGAACAGCTCCTTTACGCGTGACggcgcaaacaaacacacacacggcctcgACTACAGGCTGGCTGAGGAGTGTGTGGCCCGGCTCGGTCGCATCACCAGGGAGTCCATAAAGGAAGTG GTACAAGCAGGGATCCAAAGTGTAGTGTCTCAGCTGCCCACCAACCCCGTCAGCTCCGATTCCCTTCGCTGCTTTGTGCTGCTGCCTCTCTACAAGGACTTCATGGACCCCAAACACATCACCAACCTGCAGATGCCTTACGCCGAGGCTGTGCTCAAGCTTAACAAGGAGATGGCGGAAGTGTTTA AATCATGGATGTCTGCTCTTCCTCGCGACTTCATCCTACGTCTGGTGTCCATCTGCAAGAATGTGATTGTGCAGATCCTGAACACAGCTCAACAGTCCAActctgag CAGACTGACCGTCGTGCGCTGCTCTCCTCCCTGCGTATCCTGGCCCTGGTGCATGGGGAGAACTTCAAGGGCGGCTCCAAGACGGCCCGCCTTTCGTACGAAGAGTTCTACATCCCGGAGATCGCTGAGAAGATCGACATCCGCAACGACTACCTCAACTGGATGAACAACAAGCTGCGCCCTGCCCTTAGAACTGGG AGCCCCATCTCCTTCTGTGAGTACCCCTTCCTCTTTGATGCTCAGGCCAAGACTCTTCTGCTCAGGTGTGATGCCACGCGTCAG ATGCAGGGAGCCATCCGGGAGGCTGTGCTGAACAGTAACCCAATGCTGTGGCTGTTTGACCCTGCCCAG GTTCAGTTTCTCAACGTCCACATCCGGCGCACACACATAGTGGAGGACACCATCAACCAACTCCTGCATCATGAGATCACCGACTACAAGAGGCCGCTCAAG GTCCACTTCATAGGAGAGGAGGCTGAGGATGCAGGAGGTGTGAGGAAGGAGTTCTTCATGCTGCTGCTGCGAGAGATCCTCAACCCTGACTATGGCATGTTCACAGAGTACTCAGAGACCAAGGCCATCTGGTTCAAGGAGAGCGCATTTGAGGCAGACGCAACGTACGCATTGATTG GGATTGTCTGTGGTCTTGCCATCTACAACTTCACCATCATCAACCTGCCATTCCCTATTGCTCTGTACAAGAAACTGCTCGGGGGGGCGGTGGGGCTGGATGACCTCAGCGACCTTGACCCTTCTCTGACCAG ATCACTAAGGGACTTGCTGGAGTACGAGGGGAATGACGTGGAGGATGTGTACTGCCTCAACTTCACCATCACGCAGGACTACTTTGGGGAGGCCAAGAGCATCCCCCTTAAGGCTGACGGGGAGAACATTCCTGTCACGGCGCAAAACAA GCAAGAATATGTCGACCTGCTGGTAGAGTACAAGCTTTCGAGCGGCATAGAGAGCCAGTACAAGGCCTTCCATGACGGCTTCTATCGCGTGTGTGGCGGCATCGTGCTCAAGCTCTTCCAGCCCATGGAGTTGATGGACCTTGTGACTGGGAACGAAAACTACTCCTGGGCTGAACTGGAGAAGAACACTGAGTACaag gGTGAGTACTACCCAGACCACCAAATCGTCAAGACGTTTTGGGAAGTCTTTCACGAACTTTCACTTGACCAGAAGAAGCAGTTTTTGAAGTTCTTGACGGGTACTGATCGTGTGCCAATCCTGGGCATGAAG gcCGTCAAGATGATCATACAGAGCACAGCTGACGACTCGTACCTGCCCGTAGCCCACACCTGTATTGCTCAGCTGGACCTGCCCACGTATAACACTAAGGAGAAGCTAAAATACAAGCTCCTACAAGCCATCCAGCAGAGTGAAGGGTTTGGGCTTGtgtga